In one Candidatus Nitronereus thalassa genomic region, the following are encoded:
- a CDS encoding acyl-CoA dehydrogenase family protein codes for MDFSLNEDLSPLKRDEVIRFAQKELNVGLREREKNGEFSRENWEKCAQFGILGLPIPTEYGGQNVDIVAITAIMEALGYGCHDNGLIFALNAQMWSVQLPILTFGSEKQKEKYLPDLCNGKLIAAHGMTEPNSGSDAYSLSTKAEKRNEGYILNGTKTFVGSAPIADIAVVFATVDPSQGIRGVTAFIVDTRSPGFVINRELEKMGLRTHPMGELTFQDCFVPEENRLGPEGAGVGIFNHSMEWERSFILASCLGTMERQLETCIQYAQKRRQFNQPIGKFQSVGNRIADMKVRLETARLMLYKVAWLKKMKKSAVMEAAIAKLYLSECFVQSGLDAIRVHGGYGYLSEYEVERDLRDALGGTLASGTSDIQRVIIAKWLGL; via the coding sequence ATGGATTTCTCTTTGAACGAAGACCTTTCGCCCTTAAAACGAGATGAGGTAATTAGATTTGCACAAAAAGAGTTAAATGTTGGATTAAGAGAGCGAGAAAAAAATGGAGAATTTTCTCGTGAAAATTGGGAGAAATGTGCTCAATTTGGCATTTTAGGTTTACCCATACCAACAGAATATGGTGGACAAAATGTTGATATTGTAGCCATTACGGCCATAATGGAAGCCCTGGGATATGGTTGTCATGATAATGGACTTATTTTTGCCTTGAATGCTCAAATGTGGAGTGTGCAACTTCCTATTCTCACTTTTGGGTCTGAGAAGCAAAAAGAAAAATACTTACCAGATTTATGTAATGGAAAGTTAATTGCGGCGCATGGCATGACAGAACCAAATTCAGGTTCAGATGCCTATAGTTTATCTACCAAAGCGGAAAAGCGAAATGAAGGATATATTCTTAATGGAACAAAAACTTTTGTTGGCAGTGCCCCTATAGCGGATATTGCCGTGGTCTTTGCGACTGTTGATCCTTCACAGGGAATAAGAGGAGTAACCGCTTTTATTGTTGATACCCGAAGTCCTGGTTTTGTGATTAACAGAGAATTGGAAAAAATGGGCCTTCGAACTCATCCCATGGGGGAATTAACATTTCAGGATTGCTTTGTGCCAGAAGAAAATCGATTAGGACCAGAGGGAGCTGGTGTTGGAATTTTTAATCATTCGATGGAATGGGAGCGTAGCTTTATTTTAGCGAGTTGTCTTGGGACCATGGAGCGGCAACTGGAAACGTGCATCCAATACGCACAGAAACGACGACAGTTTAATCAGCCTATTGGAAAGTTTCAATCTGTGGGAAATCGTATTGCCGATATGAAGGTGCGATTGGAGACGGCTCGACTTATGTTGTACAAAGTCGCGTGGCTAAAAAAGATGAAAAAGTCCGCGGTAATGGAAGCCGCGATTGCCAAATTATACTTGAGTGAATGTTTTGTTCAGTCTGGTCTCGATGCCATCAGAGTCCATGGTGGTTATGGATATCT
- a CDS encoding glycosyltransferase family A protein: MRIGLSPTRTQKSNYQPARVTICILTYIPDQIGYFANRFNVLKMSLASIFKHTPQPYDIMVFDNGSCSEVVTYLRELQTQGRIRYLILSQDNIGILNALKVMFNAAPGEIIAYSQDDVLFHSGWLEAHLKVIDEFPRVGMVSGVPIRWQFRYGNQYLKDYLSQYPEIAVQYGKFIPEEWEKDFFQSVGWAMKDATACTSGCTDILLERKGLQAYSTATHFQYVTPKAVILEGLNACKWDSRLMGGEGPASEESNATESGLDERIDSLGYARLSTFGRFVDHIGNVITPEFEGRLADLKLEEKVEVWSPPSTFFWKIVRKRFIREGVRRMYNWLYFLLRYSPTP, translated from the coding sequence ATGCGGATTGGCTTAAGCCCTACTAGAACCCAAAAGTCTAACTACCAGCCAGCACGTGTTACAATATGCATTTTGACCTATATTCCAGACCAAATTGGTTATTTTGCCAATCGTTTCAATGTATTAAAAATGTCCCTGGCGAGTATTTTTAAACATACTCCTCAACCCTACGACATAATGGTATTTGATAATGGAAGTTGTTCAGAAGTTGTTACGTATTTACGTGAATTGCAAACCCAAGGGAGAATCCGATATCTGATTTTATCTCAAGATAATATTGGAATATTAAATGCGTTGAAGGTCATGTTTAATGCTGCTCCCGGTGAGATTATTGCCTATTCACAAGACGATGTTTTGTTTCATTCCGGGTGGCTTGAAGCCCATTTGAAAGTAATTGATGAGTTCCCTCGTGTTGGAATGGTCAGTGGCGTACCCATTAGGTGGCAATTCCGTTACGGGAATCAGTATTTAAAAGACTATTTGTCTCAGTATCCTGAGATTGCAGTTCAATATGGGAAGTTTATACCAGAGGAGTGGGAAAAAGATTTCTTTCAGAGTGTTGGATGGGCCATGAAAGATGCGACTGCTTGCACCAGTGGTTGTACGGATATTTTACTAGAACGTAAGGGACTTCAAGCCTATTCCACTGCAACTCATTTCCAATATGTGACTCCCAAGGCCGTTATTCTTGAAGGTTTGAATGCTTGCAAATGGGACAGTCGTCTGATGGGAGGAGAGGGGCCAGCATCAGAAGAGTCGAATGCCACGGAAAGTGGATTAGACGAAAGAATCGATTCCCTGGGGTATGCTCGACTTTCTACCTTTGGTCGTTTTGTTGATCATATTGGGAATGTGATTACACCAGAATTTGAAGGGCGCTTAGCGGATTTGAAACTTGAGGAAAAAGTAGAGGTTTGGTCTCCTCCATCGACTTTTTTTTGGAAAATTGTCAGAAAAAGATTTATTAGGGAAGGAGTCAGGCGAATGTATAATTGGCTCTACTTTTTGCTTCGATATAGTCCAACGCCTTAA